The Bos mutus isolate GX-2022 chromosome 7, NWIPB_WYAK_1.1, whole genome shotgun sequence genome window below encodes:
- the LOC102274319 gene encoding transmembrane emp24 domain-containing protein 9, whose protein sequence is MAAERSLWVVGLCPGSRLGRVVRVLLLLLWFAARGGALYFHIGETEKKCFIEEIPDETMVIGNYRTQLYDKQREEYQPATPGLGMFVEVKDPEDKVILARQYGSEGRFTFTSHTPGEHQICLHSNSTKFSLFAGGMLRVHLDIQVGEHANDYAEIAAKDKLSELQLRVRQLVEQVEQIQKEQNYQRWREERFRQTSESTNQRVLWWSILQTLILVAIGVWQMRHLKSFFEAKKLV, encoded by the exons ATGGCTGCTGAGCGGAGCTTGTGGGTCGTCGGGCTCTGCCCTGGGTCCCGGTTGGGTAGGGTCGTTCGGGTCCTCCTCCTATTGCTGTGGTTTGCGGCCCGCGGAGGCGCGCTGTACTTCCACATTGGGGAGACGGAAAAAAAGTGCTTTATTGAGGAGATTCCGGACGAGACCATGGTTATAG GAAACTACCGGACGCAGCTGTATGACAAGCAGCGAGAGGAGTACCAGCCGGCCACCCCTGGGCTTGGCATGTTCGTGGAGGTTAAAGACCCAGAAGATAAA GTTATCCTGGCCCGGCAGTATGGCTCTGAAGGCAGATTCACCTTCACCTCGCATACCCCTGGTGAGCATCAGATCTGTCTTCACTCCAATTCCACCAAGTTCTCTCTCTTTGCTGGAGGCATGCTG AGAGTTCACCTGGACATCCAGGTAGGTGAACATGCCAACGACTATGCAGAAATTGCTGCCAAAGACAAGTTGAGTGAGCTGCAGCTACGAGTGCGACAGCTGGTCGAGCAAGTGGAGCAGATCCAGAAAGAGCAGAACTACCAGCGG TGGCGAGAGGAACGCTTCCGGCAGACCAGCGAGAGCACCAACCAAAGGGTGCTGTGGTGGTCCATCCTGCAGACCCTCATCCTTGTAGCCATCGGTGTCTGGCAGATGAGACACCTCAAGAGTTTCTTTGAAGCCAAGAAGCTGGTGTAG
- the LOC102273742 gene encoding transmembrane emp24 domain-containing protein 9, with product MALRFAVSAGGTQRPSGSPGKVAGACGTRGPGPRAGPGLGWGRARAAGLALPLLLWQLLALAGGGAAFYLEVRELEEKCFIQEIPDGTVVIGNYKTELYDPAMEKYQPSPQWINLFVFVKDPENKNLLARQYGPRGSFTFTSQSPGEHEVCLHLKSIRFALFYDGKLAIHLDMQLGEHTNDHTELAANDKLTLLHLRIQRLVEQVEKIQKEQEYQRRREEHFRQTSESTNQRVLWWSILQTLILVATGIWQMQHLKSFFKAKKLV from the exons ATGGCGCTAAGA TTTGCAGTCTCCGCAGGCGGGACGCAGAGACCCTCGGGCTCGCCTGGGAAAGTGGCGGGGGCCTGCGGGACACGAGGCCCTGGGCCCCGCGCCGGTCCCGGGCTGGGATGGGGCCGAGCGAGGGCAGCCGGATTGGCCCTGCCGCTGCTGCTGTGGCAGCTGCTGGCGCTGGCGGGCGGCGGGGCCGCGTTCTACCTCGAGGTCCGTGAGCTGGAGGAGAAGTGCTTCATTCAGGAGATCCCCGATGGCACCGTGGTCATAG GTAACTATAAGACCGAACTGTACGACCCTGCTATGGAAAAGTACCAGCCCTCCCCGCAGTGGATCAATTTGTTCGTGTTTGTGAAGGACCCTGAGAACAAG AATCTGCTGGCCCGTCAGTATGGCCCTCGGGGCAGCTTCACCTTCACCTCCCAGTCTCCAGGAGAGCATGAGGTCTGCCTTCACCTCAAGTCCATCCGGTTCGCCCTCTTCTATGATGGCAAACTG GCCATTCACTTGGACATGCAGTTGGGTGAACACACCAATGATCATACGGAACTTGCAGCCAATGACAAGCTGACCCTGCTGCATCTGCGCATACAGCGGCTGGTGGAGCAGGTGGAGAAGATCCAGAAGGAGCAGGAATACCAGAGg CGTCGAGAGGAGCACTTCCGACAGACCAGTGAGAGCACCAATCAGAGGGTGCTGTGGTGGTCCATCCTGCAGACCCTTATCCTTGTGGCCACCGGCATCTGGCAGATGCAGCACCTCAAGAGCTTCTTTAAAGCCAAGAAGTTGGTGTAA